One Cinclus cinclus chromosome 24, bCinCin1.1, whole genome shotgun sequence genomic window carries:
- the GFAP gene encoding glial fibrillary acidic protein, translating into MESRRLSYGRRFGPSVPVYRVLPASPPGRLRVSRSPQLSPPVGPRLGSGRVDFSLATALNSEFRQTRTNEKVEMMELNDRFASYIEKVRLLEQQNKVLVLELNQARDQEPSRTADIYQEELRDLRRRVEHLANTKARLEMERDNLAEDLGSLQQKLQDEVTLRLEAESNLAAYRQDVDNAALARLDLERRVGTLQDEIAFLHKVHEEELRELQEQLARQRVHVEVDASKPDLTAALRDIRSQYEAVAASNVQETEEWYKSKFADLTDAATRHAEALRVAKQEANEYRHQLQALTCDLEALRGSNESLERQLRELEQRYALETASYQDTVVQLEENIHSLKEQMAQHLQDYQDLLNVKLALDIEIATYRKLLEGEESRITIPVQSFSNLQIRETSLDTKSVSEAHVKRSIVVKTVETRDGEVLKESKQEHKEVP; encoded by the exons ATGGAGAGCCGGCGTCTGTCCTACGGCCGCCGCTTCGGCCCCTCTGTGCCCGTGTACCGGGTGCTCCCCGCCAGCCCCCCGGGCCGGCTCCGGGTGTCCCGCAGCCCCCAGCTGAGTCCCCCCGTGGGTCCCCGCCTGGGCTCGGGCAGGGTGGATTTCTCGCTGGCCACGGCGCTCAACTCGGAGTTCAGGCAGACGCGAACCAACGAGAAGGTGGAGATGATGGAGCTCAACGACCGCTTCGCCAGCTACATCGAGAAGGTgcggctgctggagcagcagaacaaggtgctggtgctggagctgaacCAGGCGCGGGACCAGGAGCCCTCGCGCACGGCTGACATCTACCAGGAGGAGCTGCGGGACCTGCGGCGCCGCGTGGAGCACTTGGCCAACACCAAGGCCCGCctggagatggagagggacaaTCTGGCCGAGGACCTTGGAAGCCTTCAGCAGAA gctgcaggacGAGGTGACCCTGAGACTGGAGGCTGAGAGCAACCTAGCTGCCTACAGGCAG GACGTGGACAATGCTGCCTTGGCTCGCCTGGACCTGGAGCGGCGCGTGGGGACCCTGCAGGACGAGATTGCCTTCCTCCACAAGGTCCACGAGGAG gagctgcgggagctgcaggagcagctggcccgGCAGCGGGTGCACGTCGAGGTGGACGCGAGCAAGCCGGACCTGACGGCCGCCCTGCGTGATATCCGCAGCCAGTACGAGGCCGTGGCCGCCAGCAACGTCCAGGAGACCGAGGAGTGGTACAAGTCCAAG TTTGCAGATCTGACGGACGCGGCCACCCGACATGCCGAGGCCTTGAGGGTGGCCAAGCAGGAGGCTAACGAGTACCGGCACCAGCTCCAGGCCCTCACCTGTGACCTGGAGGCTTTGCGGGGATCG AATGAGTCCCTGGAGAGGCAGCtgcgggagctggagcagcgCTATGCCCTGGAGACAGCCAGCTATCAGGACACTGTGGTGCAGCTGGAGGAGAACATCCACAGCCTTAAGGAGCAGATggcccagcacctgcaggaCTACCAGGACCTGCTCAATGTCAAGCTGGCCCTTGACATCGAGATCGCCACGTACCGCAAGCTGCTGGAGGGCGAGGAGAGCAG GATCAccatccctgtgcagagcttctCCAACCTGCAAATCCGAG AGACCAGCCTGGACACCAAATCTGTGTCAGAAGCCCATGTGAAGAGGAGCATCGTAGTCAAAACTGTGGAGACCCGAGATGGAGAG GTGCTGAAGGAGTCCAAGCAGGAGCACAAGGAGGTGCCGTAA
- the FAM187A gene encoding Ig-like V-type domain-containing protein FAM187A, with the protein MGMRLLGATILLSLVDVLHAFAIEKKGDLFKKMACPAFLIFENVVYMAEMTFELPCKCKPEEVSSVVWYFQKNLHSHETTVLTDFNGTVIVDSSHVRTGSDLLKRFSIRMFSLIVFRAQVRDSGHYLCGTKEGLFFYGYDVDVQPTRQITVAFLDNDQHVQEDYTGKEFTLFTTFWDWTSCDRCGVRGEQRRIGLCYVQSAQLKPRYRTALPNVTSCGSRAVPAHFPHLIHLRSPEVAIRSCLAPCPEKEVPEEGVQSISNIIYKLGKKPQLPRVPIQYHRQPPKSDLVIACPGARPEHAVAWDMGSVRLYRSRYLVGLRKHMRIFIDHGNHLHIQRVRRRDKATYFCWREGELVAGFQLSVTYQSRRQRSPTDPESVFVMRAVGISFAIIIGIFFLIHMSQYRYLLFREPAKL; encoded by the coding sequence ATGGGGATGAGGTTGCTGGGAGCCACCATACTCCTCTCCCTGGTAGATGTTCTCCATGCCTTTGCCATTGAGAAGAAAGGGGACTTGTTCAAGAAGATGGCGTGCCCTGCCTTCCTGATATTTGAGAACGTCGTGTACATGGCAGAAATGACCTTTGAGCTGCCCTGCAAGTGCAAGCCTGAGGAGGTCTCCTCTGTTGTCTGGTACTTCCAGAAGAACCTGCACAGCCACGAAACCACGGTGCTGACAGACTTCAATGGCACCGTGATTGTGGACTCGAGCCACGTCCGCACGGGCAGTGACCTCCTGAAGCGCTTCAGCATCCGCATGTTCAGCCTGATCGTGTTCCGAGCCCAGGTGAGGGACTCGGGGCATTACCTGTGTGGCACCAAGGAAGGGCTCTTCTTCTATGGCTACGATGTGGACGTGCAGCCTACCAGGCAGATCACTGTGGCTTTCCTGGATAATGACCAGCATGTCCAAGAGGACTACACAGGGAAGGAGTTCACCCTCTTCACCACCTTCTGGGACTGGACCAGCTGTGACCGCTGCGGGGTGCGGGGTGAGCAGCGGCGGATTGGGCTCTGTTACGTGCAGAGTGCCCAGCTGAAGCCCCGGTACCGCACAGCACTGCCCAACGTCACCTCCTGCGgctccagggctgtgcccgcacACTTCCCGCACCTCATCCACCTCCGGAGCCCCGAGGTGGCCATCCGGAGCTGCCTGGCCCCTTGCCCAGAGAAGGAAGTCCCCGAGGAGGGCGTGCAGTCCATCTCCAACATCATTTACAAGCTGGGCAAGAAGCCCCAgctgccccgtgtccccattcAGTACCACAGGCAGCCCCCCAAAAGTGACCTGGTCATCGCATGTCCGGGAGCGCGGCCGGAGCACGCCGTGGCCTGGGACATGGGCTCCGTCCGGCTCTACCGCTCCCGCTACCTCGTGGGGCTCAGGAAGCACATGAGGATCTTCATTGACCACGGGAACCACCTGCACATCCAGCGGGTGCGCAGGAGGGACAAAGCCACCTACTTCTGCTGGCGGGAGGGTGAGCTGGTGGCCGGCTTCCAGCTCAGTGTCACCTACCAGTCCCGGCGCCAGCGGAGCCCCACGGACCCCGAGTCAGTCTTTGTCATGAGGGCTGTGGGCATCAGCTTTGCCATCATCATTGGCATCTTCTTCCTCATCCACATGTCCCAGTACAGGTATCTGCTGTTCAGGGAACCGGCCAAGTTATAG
- the KIF18B gene encoding LOW QUALITY PROTEIN: kinesin-like protein KIF18B (The sequence of the model RefSeq protein was modified relative to this genomic sequence to represent the inferred CDS: inserted 5 bases in 4 codons; deleted 1 base in 1 codon; substituted 2 bases at 2 genomic stop codons), producing the protein MVPQDVLIPELEGHRSQLQRHERHRSGAAGHRRIPGRECRGPGRAVPLPQVPAPLENGRSPFSVTEAVPRPLHGAGTADPTHHVRTQVIGSGAMSPXQPQVPFGVQNPSPHGSSVTLVLRVRPPPPPSPSPRERAAPPVLHILNQHGVLISPKKPGCTGSPTLPACSPXTNLKFVFDHIFDKGATQEEVFQHTTLPLLEPLLAGYSCSVFDSSGSVVRKTHTIVGCKASPGIVHLAMVELCKRLKAMKDKSCEVLVSYQKVYKEHVYDLLEPWGPVNIWAQGVSFHQPTSPEQLLDMLAKGNKKQAQCHTKASATSXRSHTILQIQENEXDPAGSLVGDLRVVKLSLXERAWDTPGRGEGLWEGTSITRSLLALKGIVRVLARAKGGQSRVLFQDSKLLKDPLGSSCCSTVIAAVSPAAPAGPDTXSTLRFASWARHVLLPSLQHTGMSPCSPRAASLCDLQVQARTPSPILQDLSGHQEQNLCPDEITAKTKEVEVLALEEAVGLEEAAPPCSPTEPSEAAPAPGMQLSCAAEAPVTMPDPAVPSTDSECSQELSPCSIPRPTSPGYGRKQWHKYCHFGTHPQAVPFKAPQTGQPTAEGSLALSNRHIDDNTPEMQATGKFQSG; encoded by the exons ATGGTCCCACAGGACGTCCTCATCCCTGAACTGGAGGGACACAGGT cacagctccagcgGCACGAGCGACACCGCTCCGGGGCTGCCGGGCACCGGCGGATCCCTGGGCGCGAGTGCcgagggccgggccgggctgtgcCGCTCCCGCAGGTCCCGGCTCCGCTCGAGAATGGTCGGAGCCCATTCTCGGTGACTGAGGCTGTGCCCCGTCCCTTGCACGGCGCCGGCACTGCCGACCCCACGC ACCACGTGAGGACCCAGGTCATTGGATCGGGAGCCATgtccc agcagccccaggtgcCCTTTGGGGTGCAGAACCCCTCACCCCACGGGAGCTCCGTGACTTTGGTGCTTCGTGTgaggccc cccccccccccctcccccagcccccggGAGCGAGCTGCACCCCCTGTCCTGCACATCCTGAACCAGCACGGGGTGCTGATCAGCCCCAAGAAGCCCGGATGCACTGGTAGCCCCACGCTGCCCGCTTGCAGCC ACACAAACCTCAAATTTGTGTTCGACCACATTTTTGACAAAGGGGCCACACAGGAGGAGGTGTTCCAGCACACCACACTCCCTCTTCTGGAACCGCTCCTCGCTGGCTACAGCTGCTCTG TGTTTGACTCCAGTGGCTCGGTAGTCAGGAAAACCCACACCATAGTTGGCTGCAAGGCCAGTCCTGGCATTGTGCACCTGGCCATGGTGGAGCTGTGCAAGAGGCTCAAAGCCATGAAGGACAAGAGCTGTGAGGTCCTCGTCTCCTACCAGAAG GTGTACAAAGAGCATGTCTATGACCTGCTGGAGCCCTGGGGCCCGGTGAACATCTGGGCACAGGGTGTCTCCTTCCACCAG CCCACAtcaccagagcagctcctggacaTGTTGGCCAAGGGTAACAAAAAGCAGGCACAGTGTCACACCAAGGCCAGTGCCACCT TCCGCTCCCACACCATCCTCCAG ATCCAGGAGAATGAGTGAGACCCCGCTGGCAGCCTCGTCGGGGACCTGCGTGTGGTCAAGCTGAGCTT GGAGCGAGCTTGGGACACCCCGGGCCGGGGAGAGGGGCTGTGGGAGGGCACCAGCATCACCCGCTCGCTGCTGGCCCTCAAAGGCATCGTCCGTGTGCTGGCCAGAGCCAAG GGTGGGCAGAGCCGCGTGCTTTTCCAGGACAGCAAACTGCTGAAGGACCcgctgggcagcagctgctgcagcaccgTGATCGCGGCCGTGAGCCCCGCGGCGCCCGCCGGTCCCGACACTTGAAGCACGCTCCGGTTCgccagctgggccaggcacGTCCTGCTGCCG tccctgcagCACACCGGGAtgtctccctgcagccccagagcagcctccCTGTGTGATTTGCAGGTCCAAGCCAGGACACCAAGTCCTATTCTGCAAGACCTGTCTGGGCACCAGGAACAG AACCTCTGCCCTGATGAAATAACTGCGAAGACAAAGGAAGTGGAGGTCCTGGCACTGGAGGAAGCTGTAGGGCTGGAGGAAGCTGCACCTCCCTGTAGCCCCACAGAACCcagtgaggctgccccagccccaggaatGCAGttgagctgtgcag CCGAAGCGCCTGTCACCATGCCAGACCCCGCTGTGCCCAGTACCGACTCGGAATGCTCCCAGGAGCTCTCTCCGTGCTCCATTCCCAGGCCGACATCTCCAG GTTATGG GAGGAAGCAATGGCACAAGTATTGCCACTTTGGAACTCACCCCCAAGCTGTTCCATTTAAAGCCCCTCAGACTGGCCAGCCCACAGCTGAAGGTTCTCTTGCCCTCTCTAACAG GCACATAGATGACAACACTCCAGAGATGCAGGCGACAGGCAAGTTCCAGAGTGGGTGA